A single region of the Ascaphus truei isolate aAscTru1 chromosome 6, aAscTru1.hap1, whole genome shotgun sequence genome encodes:
- the MECR gene encoding LOW QUALITY PROTEIN: enoyl-[acyl-carrier-protein] reductase, mitochondrial (The sequence of the model RefSeq protein was modified relative to this genomic sequence to represent the inferred CDS: inserted 2 bases in 2 codons; deleted 1 base in 1 codon) produces MLAAPINPADINMVQGTYALLPELPAXGGNEGVGVVLETGSHVSSLRAGDWVIPVDAGLGTWRTEGVFSETSLVRVPNDIPVVGAATVSVNPCTAYRLLSDYESLRPEEQLRKPDMKELFKNCPRPRVALNCVGGKSTTEMLRHLDYAGTMVTYGGMAKQPVTVPVSALIFKNVKLCGFWITQWKRERAQNREEITKMIRDLCDMIRRGKLAPPPXTQWPIDQFPRALRDAQTPFLSRKQILTM; encoded by the exons ATGTTGGCTGCCCCTATTAAC CCCGCGGATATTAATATGGTACAAG GTACCTATGCTCTGCTGCCCGAGCTCCCAG GTGGGGGGAATGAAGGCGTGGGCGTGGTATTGGAGACAGGGAGTCACGTGAGCTCGCTGCGGGCTGGTGATTGGGTGATCCCTGTGGATGCTGGGCTGG GCACGTGGCGCACAGAGGGCGTGTTCAGCGAGACGTCCCTTGTCCGGGTTCCCAATGACATCCCTGTGGTGGGAGCGGCCACTGTGAGTGTGAACCCCTGCACTGCATACAGACTCTTGTCTGACTATGAGTCCCTCCGaccag AGGAGCAGCTGAGGAAGCCGGACATGAAGGAACTGTTCAAG AATTGCCCCCGCCCGCGTGTGGCGTTAAACTGCGTTGGTGGAAAGAGCACAACGGAAATGTTACGTCACCTGGA CTACGCTGGCACCATGGTGACATACGGGGGGATGGCTAAGCAGCCTGTCACTGTACCTGTG agcgCTCTGATTTTTAAGAATGTGAAGCTGTGTGGATTCTGGATAACTCAATGGAAGAGAGAACGAGCCCAGA accGTGAGGAGATCACCAAGATGATCCGGGATCTGTGTGACATGATTCGCCGGGGGAAgctggccccgcccc gcacCCAGTGGCCCATAGATCAATTCCCCCGTGCGCTACGTGATGCTCAGACCCCTTTCCTGTCCCGCAAACAGATCCTGACTATgtga